One window from the genome of Leuconostoc suionicum encodes:
- a CDS encoding NAD-dependent succinate-semialdehyde dehydrogenase produces the protein MSYQTINPFNDEVIQTFDNHDDAYVEKAIAEGHALYKKWRNDPASSRAEILNKIADLMEEDADHLAKVLTIEMGKRFIEAQGEVALSVSIARYYAKNGADFLKPEPIKSSMGDAQVISRPTGVLMMVEPWNFPYYQIIRVFAPNYIAGNPMLLKHASNTPMAASEFEKVVERAGAPTGAFANLFIDYDQVNKIIADDRVQGVALTGSERAGQLIAAEAGKNMKQSSLELGGSDPFIVLDDADLSEIKKIIGGARLYNAGQVCTSSKRFIVTEKNYDAVLTMLKDAFAEAKLGDPLLEDTTLAPLSTSKAKKNLTKQVKAAVDAGATLEYGSVVQDKPAALFDPVILTGITKDNPAYYQEFFGPVGQVYKVKDEEEAITLANDSNYGLSGVVFGGSPEHATEVASRIETGAVYVNSFGGTLPELPFGGVKNSGYGRELGRFGIETFVNKELIVTKKEPIDLDNAFGGFV, from the coding sequence ATGAGCTATCAAACAATTAATCCCTTTAACGACGAAGTTATTCAAACATTTGACAATCATGATGATGCTTATGTTGAGAAAGCCATTGCCGAAGGTCATGCACTGTATAAGAAGTGGCGCAATGACCCGGCTAGTAGCCGTGCAGAGATATTAAACAAAATTGCTGACTTGATGGAAGAAGATGCTGATCATTTAGCTAAGGTACTTACTATTGAAATGGGTAAGCGATTTATCGAGGCTCAAGGTGAAGTAGCGTTAAGTGTTTCAATTGCTCGTTACTACGCCAAAAATGGTGCAGATTTTCTTAAGCCAGAACCAATTAAATCCTCGATGGGGGATGCGCAAGTAATTTCGCGCCCCACTGGTGTATTGATGATGGTTGAACCATGGAATTTCCCTTACTATCAAATTATTCGTGTATTTGCACCCAATTATATAGCTGGAAACCCAATGCTTTTGAAGCACGCAAGTAATACGCCAATGGCTGCATCCGAATTTGAAAAAGTTGTTGAACGGGCTGGTGCACCAACTGGTGCTTTTGCTAATTTATTCATTGATTATGATCAAGTGAATAAAATTATTGCTGATGATCGTGTACAGGGAGTGGCGTTAACTGGTTCAGAACGTGCCGGACAATTAATTGCTGCCGAAGCTGGTAAAAATATGAAACAAAGTTCGCTTGAACTTGGTGGAAGTGATCCATTCATTGTTCTGGATGATGCCGATTTATCTGAGATTAAAAAGATTATCGGAGGTGCTCGTCTATACAATGCAGGGCAGGTATGTACTTCGTCTAAACGGTTTATTGTAACCGAAAAAAATTATGATGCAGTACTTACAATGTTAAAAGATGCTTTTGCTGAAGCAAAGCTAGGGGACCCATTGTTGGAAGATACGACATTAGCACCATTAAGTACCAGTAAGGCTAAGAAGAACTTGACCAAACAAGTGAAAGCGGCGGTTGATGCTGGTGCTACTCTTGAATATGGTAGTGTTGTTCAAGATAAACCAGCTGCACTATTTGATCCCGTTATTTTAACTGGTATTACAAAAGACAACCCAGCTTATTATCAAGAGTTCTTTGGTCCAGTTGGACAAGTCTACAAAGTGAAAGATGAAGAAGAGGCAATTACACTAGCTAATGATTCTAATTATGGCTTATCGGGTGTGGTCTTTGGTGGTTCACCTGAGCATGCGACGGAAGTTGCTTCTCGTATTGAGACGGGAGCAGTTTATGTGAATAGTTTTGGTGGTACGTTGCCTGAGCTACCATTTGGTGGTGTTAAAAATTCTGGCTATGGACGTGAGCTAGGACGCTTTGGTATTGAAACCTTTGTGAACAAGGAACTTATTGTTACTAAAAAGGAACCAATTGATTTAGATAATGCTTTTGGTGGATTTGTTTAA
- a CDS encoding DUF1003 domain-containing protein: MTSMHRSFTCIVDGEEKNVVDGVLLAELDMELQQKIKHDFPDSMLADFICFDHLLQYRLEKIDKMILEKHRTNKHINNKLTHILTDKSFKVVNVNKHQRESYTFGQKIADTVAHFGGSWGFIIVSICAMIMWIITNIFQLFNMHFDPYPFILLNLFLSMVAALQAPLILMSQNRSSDYDRLHADNDYHVNLKTEEEMRVLHAKIDRIIQKDNPDLFEIQKMQTKMLGELQKQVNELYNHQKIKNSD; this comes from the coding sequence ATGACCAGTATGCATAGAAGTTTTACCTGTATTGTGGATGGTGAAGAAAAGAATGTTGTCGATGGTGTCTTACTGGCAGAACTAGATATGGAACTACAACAAAAGATAAAGCATGATTTTCCTGACAGCATGTTGGCAGATTTTATTTGCTTTGATCATTTGCTTCAATATCGTTTAGAAAAAATTGATAAAATGATATTGGAGAAGCATAGAACAAACAAACATATTAATAACAAACTAACGCACATATTGACGGATAAAAGTTTTAAAGTTGTTAATGTGAATAAGCATCAAAGAGAATCCTATACATTTGGCCAAAAAATAGCAGATACTGTCGCACATTTTGGTGGTAGTTGGGGATTTATTATCGTGTCCATTTGTGCAATGATTATGTGGATTATCACAAATATTTTTCAATTATTCAACATGCATTTCGATCCCTATCCCTTTATCTTATTAAACCTATTTTTGAGTATGGTGGCTGCATTACAAGCGCCGTTAATATTAATGAGTCAGAATCGATCATCTGATTATGACAGATTGCATGCGGATAATGATTACCATGTGAATTTAAAGACCGAGGAAGAGATGAGAGTACTGCATGCTAAAATTGACCGTATTATTCAAAAAGACAACCCCGATTTATTTGAAATTCAAAAAATGCAGACAAAAATGCTTGGAGAATTACAAAAACAAGTCAATGAGTTATATAATCACCAAAAAATCAAAAATAGCGACTAA